GGCAATAAGACTTACACTTAATTGGGCAATGACTTTTTATGGAATCAAAAAGACACAAGACTGGCGCTATGTAATGCTTAAACAAAAAAATCCCAAATGGTATTTTTTCATAAATCTATTTGGAATCAATCTTATGCCTACGTTATTAGTGTATTTGGGAACAGTTCCTTTTTATTATGTAATATTTTTTAATTCAAGTATAAATGCTTTTACTGTTTTAGGTCTTATAATAATGTTGGGCGCAACTTTGTTAGAGCTTGTTGCTGATATTCAAATGCATAATTTTAGAAAAACCAACAAAGACAAAACCAAAGTTATGGATCAAGGTTTATGGGCTTTTTCAAGACATCCCAACTATTTGGGCGAAGTATCTTTTTGGTGGGGAGTATTTGTATTTGCTTTTAGCAATCTGAAGATGCCGTTATATTGCATAATAGGCGCATTAGGTATAACTTTGCTGTTTTTATTTATAAGCATTCCAATGATTGAAAACAAAATGGT
Above is a genomic segment from Clostridia bacterium containing:
- a CDS encoding DUF1295 domain-containing protein, which produces AIRLTLNWAMTFYGIKKTQDWRYVMLKQKNPKWYFFINLFGINLMPTLLVYLGTVPFYYVIFFNSSINAFTVLGLIIMLGATLLELVADIQMHNFRKTNKDKTKVMDQGLWAFSRHPNYLGEVSFWWGVFVFAFSNLKMPLYCIIGALGITLLFLFISIPMIENKMVSSRPAYIEYKKRVSMLLILPSKKVVEEQVEVQ